Proteins co-encoded in one Brassica rapa cultivar Chiifu-401-42 chromosome A02, CAAS_Brap_v3.01, whole genome shotgun sequence genomic window:
- the LOC103850447 gene encoding uncharacterized protein LOC103850447: MAHQEEGWPLGLRPVNARIGGLTREPHHEQVSAGSISFGSLHSPSPSSPSSSDLDSQSMGSFFRDRGYTLGNLMGISSFLELSRRSNRTRIDQTASRNHQHQKNLKSYKPWIFSICSKLSTHSTIIPHNKITINEYNRRNNVQSLGHFLMVERRAIGSTSRSTPTM; encoded by the exons ATGGCTCACCAG GAAGAAGGATGGCCGTTGGGTCTGAGACCAGTAAATGCAAGAATTGGAGGACTCACAAGAGAACCTCATCATGAACAAGTTTCTGCTGGTTCCATCTCCTTCGGCTCTCTTCACTCTCCTTCTCCCTCCTCTCCCTCTTCCTCCGATCTTGATTCCCAG TCGATGGGATCATTTTTTCGAGATAGGGGCTACACACTAGGAAACCTAATGGGGATATCAAGCTTTCTAGAACTTTCAAGAAGATCAAATCGAACAAGGATTGATCAAACAGCTTCTAGGAATCATCAACATCAGAAGAATCTCAAATCTTACAAGCCATGGATTTTCTCTATATGTTCCAAACTAAGCACACATTCTACTATCATTCCCCATAACAAAATTACTATAAACGAGTATAACCGTCGTAACAATGTGCAATCTCTCGGACATTTCCTCATGGTGGAGAGACGAGCCATCGGATCAACCTCACGGTCCACACCAACCATGTGA
- the LOC103850448 gene encoding phosphatidylinositol N-acetylglucosaminyltransferase subunit A-like isoform X1: MREKHSLQDRVEMLDAVPHSRVRSVLVTGHIFLNSSLTEAFCTAILEAASCGLLTVSTRVGCVPEVLPDDMVVLAEPDPEDDMVRAIGKAISILPSINPEEMHNRMKKLYSWQDVAKRAEIVYDRAFKCSNRSLLERLSRFLSCGACAGKVFCMVMIIDYLLWRLLQLLQVRIYILSLRNKLNISKICNDNLIM; encoded by the exons ATGAGGGAGAAGCATTCTCTCCAAGATAGAGTTGAAATGCTTGATGCAGTTCCTCATTCTCGTGTGCGCTCTGTTTTGGTCACCGGTCATATATTCCTTAACAG TTCTTTAACAGAAGCCTTCTGCACAGCTATATTGGAGGCAGCTAGTTGCGGGTTATTAACTGTTAGCACTCGTGTTGGATGTGTCCCTGAG GTCTTACCGGATGACATGGTTGTACTTGCTGAGCCAGATCCGGAGGACGATATGGTACGAGCAATAGGGAAGGCGATATCAATACTTCCAAGTATTAACCCTGAGGAGATGCACAATAGA ATGAAGAAGCTGTACAGTTGGCAAGATGTAGCGAAAAGAGCCGAGATTGTGTACGACCGTGCCTTCAAGTGTTCTAATAGAAGTCTTCTAGAACGTCTATCGAG GTTCCTGTCATGTGGAGCGTGTGCAGGGAAGGTATTCTGTATGGTTATGATCATTGATTACTTGCTTTGGCGGTTACTTCAGTTACTTCAGGTGCGTATATATATCTTATCCTTGCGTAACAAATTGAATATCTCCAAAATTTGTAATGATAATCTCATAATGTGA
- the LOC103850448 gene encoding phosphatidylinositol N-acetylglucosaminyltransferase subunit A-like isoform X2 — MQFLILVCALFWSPVIYSLTEAFCTAILEAASCGLLTVSTRVGCVPEVLPDDMVVLAEPDPEDDMVRAIGKAISILPSINPEEMHNRMKKLYSWQDVAKRAEIVYDRAFKCSNRSLLERLSRFLSCGACAGKVFCMVMIIDYLLWRLLQLLQVRIYILSLRNKLNISKICNDNLIM; from the exons ATGCAGTTCCTCATTCTCGTGTGCGCTCTGTTTTGGTCACCGGTCATATATTCCTTAACAG AAGCCTTCTGCACAGCTATATTGGAGGCAGCTAGTTGCGGGTTATTAACTGTTAGCACTCGTGTTGGATGTGTCCCTGAG GTCTTACCGGATGACATGGTTGTACTTGCTGAGCCAGATCCGGAGGACGATATGGTACGAGCAATAGGGAAGGCGATATCAATACTTCCAAGTATTAACCCTGAGGAGATGCACAATAGA ATGAAGAAGCTGTACAGTTGGCAAGATGTAGCGAAAAGAGCCGAGATTGTGTACGACCGTGCCTTCAAGTGTTCTAATAGAAGTCTTCTAGAACGTCTATCGAG GTTCCTGTCATGTGGAGCGTGTGCAGGGAAGGTATTCTGTATGGTTATGATCATTGATTACTTGCTTTGGCGGTTACTTCAGTTACTTCAGGTGCGTATATATATCTTATCCTTGCGTAACAAATTGAATATCTCCAAAATTTGTAATGATAATCTCATAATGTGA
- the LOC103850449 gene encoding dof zinc finger protein DOF5.1: MVFSSFPTYPDSSNWQQQHQPITTTVGFTGNNNISQQFLPHHPLPPQPQQTPPPLQHNGNGGGGGGPGGPGGLIRPGSMAERARLANIPLPETALKCPRCDSTNTKFCYFNNYNLTQPRHFCKACRRYWTRGGALRSVPVGGGCRRNKRTKNSGGGGASSSSGNSKSQDSTTSNDQYHHRAMANNQMGPPTSTSLSSLLSSYNAGLIPGHDHNNNNNNILGLGSSLSPLKLMHPSDFTDNFTLQYGAVSAPSYHTGGGSSGGSGGGGASAILTGLDQWRFPATHHQLPLLGSLDNSSSSGLYPFDHQNPGYGLVTGSGQYRPKNIFHNLVSSSSSASSAMVTATASQLASVKMEDSNNQLNMSRQLFGNEQELWNIHGSAASTAAASTNSWSDVSNNFSSSSTSNI; the protein is encoded by the exons ATGGTTTTTTCTTCATTTCCTACTTATCCTGATTCATCAAACTGGCAACAACAA CATCAACCAATCACAACCACCGTTGGATTCACGGGAAACAACAACATCAGCCAGCAATTCCTCCCTCACCATCCCCTCCCACCGCAACCGCAACAAACGCCTCCCCCGCTTCAGCACAACGGCAACGGTGGCGGAGGTGGTGGTCCCGGTGGACCAGGCGGATTAATCCGGCCAGGTTCGATGGCTGAAAGGGCAAGACTAGCCAACATACCACTGCCGGAAACAGCCTTAAAATGTCCAAGATGTGACTCAACTAACACCAAATTCTGTTACTTCAACAACTACAATCTCACTCAACCTCGCCACTTTTGCAAAGCCTGCCGCCGTTACTGGACACGTGGCGGTGCTCTAAGGAGCGTTCCTGTTGGTGGTGGTTGCCGTAGAAACAAAAGAACCAAAAACAGCGGCGGTGGCGGCGCTAGCAGCAGTAGCGGCAACAGTAAGTCTCAAGATAGCACCACAAGCAACGACCAATACCACCACCGAGCCATGGCTAATAACCAGATGGGACCACCTACGTCAACTTCTCTGAGCTCGTTGCTGTCTTCTTACAACGCTGGATTGATCCCCGGACATGATcataacaacaataacaacaacataCTTGGACTTGGATCATCTTTGTCTCCTCTCAAGCTCATGCATCCTTCAGACTTCACCGACAACTTCACCTTACAATACGGCGCGGTTTCAGCTCCTTCTTATCATACAGGCGGTGGAAGCAGCGGCGGAAGCGGTGGTGGAGGAGCGTCGGCTATTTTGACTGGTTTGGACCAGTGGAGGTTCCCGGCAACACATCACCAACTTCCTTTGCTAGGTAGTTTAGACAATTCTTCATCTTCCGGGTTATACCCGTTTGATCATCAGAATCCGGGTTATGGATTAGTCACTGGATCGGGTCAGTACCGACCTAAGAACATCTTCCATAACCTtgtttcgtcttcttcttctgcttcatCAGCTATGGTTACAGCCACAGCGTCGCAGTTAGCTTCAGTGAAAATGGAAGATAGTAACAATCAACTCAACATGTCTAGACAACTTTTTGGAAACGAACAAGAGCTTTGGAATATTCATGGGTCTGCAGCATCAACCGCAGCCGCATCAACTAATTCGTGGAGTGATGTCTCTAATAACTTCAGTTCTTCTTCTACTAGCAATATATAA
- the LOC103850450 gene encoding kinetochore-associated protein KNL-2 homolog, with protein sequence MKKSRAEVFFFIPTVLKALTLPQSIEKVLSLSAPPPSMADNPNPNPDEEDVSYYEKTVVLRDWWLIKCPIESQGKRFGVAGTQIAQTGAVRVFTSSPILKAFDVFTLEASDGVCIVLRGFLNKPRLVQSGFLPQICSEFILGFPPYWESKCNLSFVGLPSGSASINKASGTILSPCNDKKRNLEDIPAQRRVVKTTVTANKKQNTVEISDKPSRKKSLRLQSKSVELMSKVQTTSSTNDGLDKSAKCSDDVEKTDESEVTNNQVDGCGKKHVNHQSGTKVERKLDVIELQKNPTTNDGVERDEPMDNKEISSPSPVDGCGTNTKKITSKNATLTSEERNGKLKVTKTSLKNGKKSEKILQGDLDDVVVEPMTTTHSRSSKVKHNLSVGKTIRKIDFDQEVTPEKDATKHNKTNSMSADSLGQKRSRSGRVLVSPLEYWRNQLPVYDKDRNLIQVNEGRQTNTTSSKGKGGSVSRKPRR encoded by the exons ATGAAGAAATCTCGCGCCGAAGTCTTCTTTTTCATTCCCACTGTTCTAAAAGCCCTAACTCTTCCTCAATCAATCGAGAaagtactctctctctctgctcctCCTCCATCCATGGCTGACAATCCCAATCCCAATCCAGACGAGGAAGATGTGTCGTATTACGAGAAAACG gtgGTCCTGAGAGACTGGTGGCTGATCAAATGTCCAATTGAATCCCAAGGCAAACGATTTGGCGTTGCTGGTACCCAGATTGCTCA GACAGGAGCAGTGAGGGTGTTTACATCATCCCCAATCCTCAAAGCCTTTGATGTTTTCACTCTCGAAGCTTCCGATGGAGTCTGCATCGTCCTACGTGGCTTTCTCAACAAACCACGCCTTGTTCAGTCTGGATTCCTCCCTCag ATTTGCAGTGAGTTCATCTTGGGGTTTCCTCCTTATTGGGAATCAAAATGTAACCTTTCCTTCGTAGGATTGCCTTCTGGATCAGCTTCTATCAATAAAg CTTCTGGTACCATTTTATCACCGTGTAACGACAAGAAACGGAATCTAGAGGATATTCCAGCTCAGAGAAGAGTAGTTAAAACCACTGTCACTGCTAACAAGAAGCAGAACACAGTGGAGATTAGTGATAAACCTTCAAGGAAAAAGTCTCTTCGTCTGCAGTCCAAATCTGTTGAATTGATGAGTAAAGTCCAGACTACTTCTTCTACTAATGATGGTTTGGACAAGAGTGCTAAGTGCAGTGATGATGTAGAGAAAACAGATGAATCTGAGGTTACCAATAACCAAGTTGATGGATGTGGTAAGAAGCATGTGAATCATCAGTCTGGGACCAAAGTCGAAAGGAAACTTGATGTTATCGAACTCCAGAAGAATCCTACTACTAATGACGGCGTCGAAAGAGATGAACCTATGGATAATAAAGAGATATCATCACCTTCACCAGTGGATGGGTGTGGTACTAATACCAAAAAGATAACAAGTAAGAATGCTACACTGACTTCAGAAGAGCGAAATGGTAAGCTCAAGGTAACTAAAACATCTCTAAAGAATGGGAAGAAAAGTGAGAAGATCCTTCAAGGTGATTTGGATGATGTAGTAGTAGAGCCTATGACGACTACTCATTCAAGGTCCTCCAAGGTTAAACACAACTTATCAGTTGGGAAAACTATCAGGAAGATCGACTTTGATCAGGAG GTAACACCAGAGAAAGATGCGACGAAACATAACAAGACCAATTCAATGTCTGCTGATTCATTAGGACAGAAACGGTCAAGATCAG GAAGGGTGCTAGTGTCCCCACTAGAGTACTGGCGCAACCAACTTCCTGTTTATGATAAG GATCGGAATCTTATCCAAGTAAACGAAGGTCGTCAGACTAACACCACTTCATCTAAAG GGAAAGGAGGATCCGTTTCTCGAAAGCCAAGAAGATGA
- the LOC103850451 gene encoding uncharacterized protein LOC103850451: MKYTRSTNTCSQFGLPKPICFHPLYINSLSLSPDLITQETNSLPLSTHNLPAPNPSCLNLQLTMSERPNRHQRRLSQSVLPISLDDLSDISLTANPPSSIPSQPPRHQIPPPSPAAPPTNRGNNDDNASKEGNASSS; encoded by the coding sequence atgaaatatacCAGAAGTACCAATACATGCTCGCAATTCGGATTACCTAAACCCATTTGTTTTCACCCTCTCTATATAaactctctatctctctctcccGATCTCATCACTCAAGAAACaaactctctccctctctctacACATAATCTCCCTGCTCCTAATCCTTCTTGTCTCAATCTGCAACTAACAATGTCGGAGAGACCAAACCGTCACCAGAGAAGACTTTCTCAGAGCGTTTTGCCCATCTCCCTCGACGATCTCTCCGACATATCCCTCACAGCAAATCCTCCATCATCCATCCCTTCTCAGCCGCCACGCCATCAGATCCCTCCGCCGTCTCCGGCTGCTCCTCCGACAAACCGTGGTAACAATGATGATAATGCTAGCAAGGAAGGGAACGCATCTTCTAGTtga